GCGGGTCAACACCGAGACCGGGGACTGGGCCAGGCGCCTCTACCGCTCGGTGCCGCTGACCGAGAAACTGGCGCGGTCGGCGTGGTTCTGGGGACACGAGTCGGTGGCCCTCGGTGTCGTGTGGGACACCCCGTTGACCCGCATCGTGGAAGCGCTCAGCCTGGCCAATCTACGCATGCAGGTGAAGGATTCGTGGCTGCGTCGGCAGCTCAAGCCCGACTTCTCCGCGGGATGCAAGCGGTTGCTGATGTCCAGTGACTACTACCCGGCGTTGCAGGCCGACAACTGCAAACTGGTGACCTGGCCGATCGCGCGGCTGTCACCGCGCGGGATTCGTACCGTGGAAGGTATCGAGCACCAGTTCGACGCCATCGTCTTCGCCACCGGTTTCGACGTGTCGAAAGCCGGGACGCCGTTTCCGGTCATCGGATCGGGCGGGCGTGAACTGGCCGCGGAATGGAGTTCGGGGGCGTACGCCTACCGCAGCGTGGCGGTGTCCGGTTACCCCAACCTGTACTTCACCTTCGGGCCGAATTCCGGACCGGGGCACAGCTCGGCGCTGGTGTACATGGAGGCGCAGATCGACTACATCACCAAGGCCATCGGAACCCTGCTGCGCTTCGGCTGGAAGGCGTTGGACGTGCGCGCCGACGCTCAGGATCGCTATAACGCAGACATCCAGCGCCGGCTGCAATCGACCACCTGGAATTCCGGATGCCAGAGTTGGTATCTGACCGAGGACGGCTTCAACGCGACGATGTATCCCGGGTTCGCGACGCAGTACGTCAATCAACTCAAGAACCTCGACTTGCACGACTATCGCATCACGGTGGACGAACTGGTCGGCGCATAAGATTCGCCGGTGACCGAATACCGGATAGACGATCTGGCTCGCCGCGCCGGGACGACCGCTCGCAACGTCCGGGTGTACCAGGAAAGTGGTCTGCTCCCGCGCCCGCACCGTCGCGGCCGGGTGGCCATCTACACCGACAGACATCTGCGCCAGCTCGAGGCGATCATCCGTTTGCTCGGTGAGGGTTTCACGGTCAAACACATCCTGAGGTTCCTCACCGGCCTGCAACGGGGCCAGGATCTGGCGCAGGTGCTCGACCTGACAGATCTCGGCGAGCTGGTCACCGAGCCGTGGTCGCGTCCGGTCACTGTCACCGTGACCCGCGCCGAGCTGGAGAGCCGACTCGGTGCCCTCGACGCGAACACACTCGACCGGTTGTTGTCCGACCGGATCATCGAGGAGACCGAGGAAGCGGATCGGTTCCTCGTCCGGGATCAGCGCGTCATAGAGGATTTCGCGACACTGATCGCGCGGGGAATGCCGCTGGCGACGATCCTGCAGACCACCGCCACCGTCGACGCCCACCTCGACGAGGCTGCCCGCGAGCTCGCGGGAGCGGGTCACAGCGAGGTGGTCCGGCAGCGCGGAGCCGGCTGGTACCCGTCCGATGACACCGAATTGTCCTGGGCGGCAGATCTTGTCGATGCCATGCGACGAGTGGCCCGCCGATCGGCACACGCCAGTCTGGACCGGGCGCTCGACGAGGCGGTGCGCACCGAGTTGCGCCGCTACCAGCAATACGAGGCCGCCGACGCCGACGTGAAGTGACCTGTTCGCCGGCTACCGGAAATCCCTGCCCGCGTTCGCCGGTGTAGCGGTTACGCTACGCAGGACAGAGCACTGTGGGGGGATCTGTGTCGATGGATGTGCTGGCGGACGGGCTGTGGTCCTACCGCCTCGGGCAGGCGGCTTTCGCGCTGATACTGCCGACGGTCGGGACGTTGTTGCTGGTCGTCGGGTTGGTTCGACGGCGTGCCTTCAACCGGTGGAACAGCAGCGACGACGATCGACTGTTGGCCCCGGATACGTCTTCAGGCGGTGATGACACGGCCACCGATCCCTATGACGAGTTCGACGGACTACCAGAAGACCTACCGCCGCGTCCGTCACGACCTTCGGGCAAGGGAACCGTTCCCATCGTCGTCGGTGTGGTGCTGCTGGTGCTCGGTGCCGCACATGTCTTCTCGGCCCTGGTGTCCTCCGGCCGTGTCCAGTCGACGGGTAATGTCGCTGTAGGCCAATGCATCACGGCGCAGGCCTACGACCAGGGTCGGATGAACTCCGAACCAGTCGACTGCCGACGTTCGGATGCGACGATGGAGCTGGTGTCCAAGGGCGACGGCACGGCCACCTGTCCTGATGGACTGCGGCGCAGCCCCATCTATCCGGCGCTCACCAACGAGGTGCGCACCCATTGCTTCATGCTGAACCTGCGTGAAAACCACTGCTACGCCGTCAGCGGAACCGTCACCCCGGCCAATTGCACAGAACCGGGAGCCAGCATTCGGGTGGTGCGTCGTGTCGACGGTGCCAGCGAAGCGGTCGGGTGTCCGGCCGCTGCCCGGGTGGTCTCCTACACCGACCCGGCGCGGGTCTACTGTTTCGTCGCGCCGTGAAGATCGGTCTCGTGATCCTCATCTCAACGGGCCCGGATATCGATTGACTTTTTCCACGACCGGGGTCCTAATGGTCCAGGCACGACAGGTGCCAGTCGAGACGGAAGCGAGGTGTGTGGCCTGATGCCAAGTGGCAGTATTCGTCCGGGCGCCGACGTCGCCCTCGCGGTTTCCCTCCGGTTCACCGACCGCTGATCTGATTTCCCGGCCCTGGTTGCCGGAACCATCCCGCGGCGCTCCACAACCAACACCAAGGATCGCCGCGTTCAATCGCGCGTGAAGCGCGCCATTTGATCCCGTCCCTGCCGTGCCGCTGCCATGACGGGTGACACCATGCGAAAGGAGTCCGGCGATGACGACTGTGGAGATGCTGCTGCGGCTGGGTGCCGGTGTGGGACTCGGCACGTTGATCGGCCTGGAACGTCAATATCGAGCCCGGATGGCGGGCCTACGGACCAACGCCCTGGTGGCGGTGGGATCCACGCTGTTCGTATTGCTGTCCGCACACGGCTTCGTCGGCGATTCGGGGACGCCCGACCCGACCCGGGTGGCGGCCCAGATCGTTTCGGGCATCGGTTTTCTGGGAGCCGGTGTCATCCTCCGGGACGGGTTGACCGTGCGCGGCCTGAACACGGCGGCCACGCTGTGGTGTTCGGCGGCTGTGGGAGCGCTGTGTGGCGCCGGTCTGTTCACTGTCGCCGCGGCGGGCACTGGCGTCGTCGTCACCGTGAACGTTGCGTTGCGCTACCTGGGCCGCGCCGTGGACCGGCGGCCGGATACCGGTGATGAGCATCCCACCAACTATCTCTTCGTGGCGACCACACGCGACGAGCACGAGGCACATATCCGGGCGCTGATCGTGCAGGCGCTGACGCGCACCGATTTCCGACTGCAGTCCATCGCCAGCACCAACATCGACGGTGGTGGCGTCGAGGTCCGTGCGGAGTTGGCCAGCGATCAGCGCGACGATCGGCAGATGGAATCGGCCGTGAGCAGGCTGAGTATGGAGCCGTCGGTGACCAGCGTGCGCTGGCAGGCCGACAGCGAAGAGCGCCGGGACGCGGTCGACCGCTGAGCACACCGGCGGTCGGCGAAC
The sequence above is drawn from the Mycolicibacterium neoaurum VKM Ac-1815D genome and encodes:
- a CDS encoding MgtC/SapB family protein, whose translation is MTTVEMLLRLGAGVGLGTLIGLERQYRARMAGLRTNALVAVGSTLFVLLSAHGFVGDSGTPDPTRVAAQIVSGIGFLGAGVILRDGLTVRGLNTAATLWCSAAVGALCGAGLFTVAAAGTGVVVTVNVALRYLGRAVDRRPDTGDEHPTNYLFVATTRDEHEAHIRALIVQALTRTDFRLQSIASTNIDGGGVEVRAELASDQRDDRQMESAVSRLSMEPSVTSVRWQADSEERRDAVDR
- a CDS encoding flavin-containing monooxygenase, with product MSADVRGVAIIGAGFAGIGAAIRLQDEGITDFVIYERGTDIGGTWRDNTYPGAACDIPSRLYSYSFAPNPDWSHTYSGSAEILQYINRMVDTCDLRPRIQFGHEVSALEYDDADGTWTIRFRDREPTRARSIVMAPGPLANASLPDIPGIETYAGKKIHSARWDHDYDFAGKKVAVVGTGASAVQIIPELVKVAASVKVFQRTPGWVLPRVNTETGDWARRLYRSVPLTEKLARSAWFWGHESVALGVVWDTPLTRIVEALSLANLRMQVKDSWLRRQLKPDFSAGCKRLLMSSDYYPALQADNCKLVTWPIARLSPRGIRTVEGIEHQFDAIVFATGFDVSKAGTPFPVIGSGGRELAAEWSSGAYAYRSVAVSGYPNLYFTFGPNSGPGHSSALVYMEAQIDYITKAIGTLLRFGWKALDVRADAQDRYNADIQRRLQSTTWNSGCQSWYLTEDGFNATMYPGFATQYVNQLKNLDLHDYRITVDELVGA
- a CDS encoding MerR family transcriptional regulator, whose amino-acid sequence is MTEYRIDDLARRAGTTARNVRVYQESGLLPRPHRRGRVAIYTDRHLRQLEAIIRLLGEGFTVKHILRFLTGLQRGQDLAQVLDLTDLGELVTEPWSRPVTVTVTRAELESRLGALDANTLDRLLSDRIIEETEEADRFLVRDQRVIEDFATLIARGMPLATILQTTATVDAHLDEAARELAGAGHSEVVRQRGAGWYPSDDTELSWAADLVDAMRRVARRSAHASLDRALDEAVRTELRRYQQYEAADADVK